The Mycobacterium paragordonae genome includes a region encoding these proteins:
- a CDS encoding Ms4527A family Cys-rich leader peptide, whose translation MAAVTVAKSSPRVALVVRRHIDLKRVCSCCCLP comes from the coding sequence ATGGCAGCCGTGACCGTCGCCAAGTCGAGCCCGCGAGTAGCGCTGGTGGTGCGACGTCATATCGACCTCAAGCGCGTTTGCAGCTGTTGCTGTCTGCCTTGA
- a CDS encoding nitrite/sulfite reductase, whose product MTTARPAKAPRNEGQWALGNREPLNPNEEMKKAGAPLEVRERIENVYAKGGFDSIDKSDLRGRFRWWGLYTQREQGYDGSFTGDENADLLEAKYFMMRVRCDGGAISTAALRTLGQISTEFARDTADISDRENIQYHWIRVEDVPEIWRRLDEVGLQTTEACGDCPRVVLGSPLAGESLDEVIDPTWAIDEIVRRYIGKPEYADLPRKYKTAISGLQDVAHEINDIAFIGVNHPEHGPGLDLWVGGGLSTNPMLAQRLGVWVPLDEVPEVWEAVTSIFRDYGYRRLRAKARLKFLVKDWGVEKFRDVLETEYLKRPLIDGPAPDPIAHPIDHVGVQRTKNGLNAIGAAPIAGRVSGTILTAVAELAERAGSDRIRFTPYQKLVLLDVPDDKVEETVAGLEGLGLQVQPSQWRRNLMACSGIEYCKLSFAETRVRAQSLVPELENRLVDVNSRLDVPITVNINGCPNSCARIQVADIGFKGQMVDDGEGGSVEGFQVHLGGGLGLDSGFGRKLRQHKVTSDELGDYIDRVTRNFLKHRHEGERFAQWAVRAEEDDLR is encoded by the coding sequence ATGACCACTGCACGCCCCGCAAAGGCGCCCCGCAATGAGGGCCAGTGGGCGCTGGGTAATCGCGAGCCACTGAACCCCAACGAGGAGATGAAGAAGGCCGGTGCGCCGCTCGAGGTGCGGGAACGCATCGAGAACGTCTACGCCAAGGGCGGATTCGACAGCATCGACAAGAGCGACCTGCGGGGGCGCTTCCGGTGGTGGGGCCTCTACACCCAGCGAGAGCAGGGCTACGACGGCTCGTTCACCGGTGACGAGAACGCCGATCTGCTCGAGGCCAAGTACTTCATGATGCGGGTGCGGTGCGACGGTGGGGCGATCTCGACCGCCGCATTGCGAACGCTGGGCCAGATCTCCACCGAATTTGCCCGCGACACGGCCGATATCTCCGACCGGGAGAACATCCAGTACCACTGGATCAGGGTGGAGGACGTCCCGGAGATCTGGCGGCGCCTCGATGAGGTGGGCCTGCAGACCACCGAGGCGTGCGGCGACTGCCCCCGTGTGGTGCTGGGCTCCCCGCTGGCCGGCGAGTCGCTCGACGAGGTCATCGACCCGACGTGGGCGATCGACGAGATCGTGCGCCGCTACATCGGCAAGCCTGAATACGCCGACCTGCCGCGCAAGTACAAGACCGCGATCTCCGGCCTGCAAGACGTCGCGCACGAGATCAACGACATCGCGTTCATCGGCGTCAACCACCCTGAGCACGGACCCGGCCTCGATCTGTGGGTCGGCGGTGGGCTGTCGACCAACCCGATGCTGGCCCAGCGACTCGGCGTGTGGGTTCCGCTGGACGAGGTGCCCGAAGTGTGGGAGGCGGTGACGTCGATATTTCGGGACTACGGCTACCGGCGACTGCGGGCCAAGGCGCGGCTGAAGTTCCTGGTCAAGGACTGGGGCGTGGAAAAGTTTCGGGATGTTCTCGAGACCGAGTACCTCAAGCGCCCATTGATCGACGGCCCAGCGCCCGACCCGATCGCGCATCCGATCGACCACGTCGGCGTGCAGCGCACCAAGAACGGGCTCAATGCCATCGGGGCTGCCCCCATCGCCGGTCGGGTGTCCGGAACCATACTCACCGCGGTCGCCGAGCTCGCCGAGCGGGCCGGCTCCGACCGGATCCGCTTCACCCCCTATCAGAAACTGGTTCTCCTCGACGTTCCCGATGACAAAGTCGAAGAGACCGTTGCCGGACTGGAAGGTCTTGGCCTGCAAGTACAGCCGTCGCAGTGGCGCCGGAACCTGATGGCGTGCAGCGGAATCGAGTACTGCAAGCTGTCGTTCGCCGAAACCCGGGTGCGCGCACAGTCTTTGGTGCCCGAGCTGGAAAACCGACTGGTAGACGTCAACTCCCGCCTCGACGTGCCGATCACCGTCAACATCAACGGCTGCCCGAACTCCTGCGCCCGAATCCAGGTCGCCGACATCGGGTTCAAGGGCCAGATGGTCGACGACGGGGAAGGCGGCTCGGTCGAGGGATTCCAGGTGCACCTGGGCGGCGGTCTCGGCCTGGACAGCGGGTTCGGACGAAAACTGCGTCAGCACAAGGTCACCAGCGACGAGCTGGGCGATTACATCGATCGGGTGACCCGCAACTTCCTCAAACACCGCCATGAGGGCGAGCGCTTCGCGCAGTGGGCCGTCCGGGCCGAGGAGGACGATTTGCGATGA
- a CDS encoding phosphoadenylyl-sulfate reductase, with translation MSQAPRLTEEELRELAARGAAELAGADAVELLKWTEENFGNINGPRGWATCNYVVASNMQDAVLVDMAAKVRPGVPVMFLDTGYHFVETIGTRDAVESVYDIRVVNVNAEHTVAEQDKLLGKDLFARDPGECCRLRKVAPLGKALRGYSAWVTGIRRVEAPTRANAPLISFDEAFKLVKINPLAAWSDDDMQNYIDEHDVLVNPLVYEGYPSIGCAPCTAKPVEGADPRSGRWQGLSKTECGLHAS, from the coding sequence ATGAGCCAGGCGCCCAGACTGACCGAAGAAGAGCTGCGCGAGCTGGCGGCGCGCGGGGCGGCGGAACTCGCCGGCGCCGACGCCGTCGAGCTGCTGAAGTGGACCGAAGAGAACTTCGGCAATATCAACGGACCGCGCGGCTGGGCGACGTGCAACTACGTGGTGGCCTCCAACATGCAGGACGCGGTGTTGGTTGACATGGCAGCCAAGGTACGACCGGGTGTGCCGGTGATGTTCCTGGACACCGGATATCACTTCGTGGAGACCATCGGCACCCGCGACGCGGTCGAATCCGTTTACGACATCAGGGTTGTCAACGTCAACGCCGAGCACACGGTGGCCGAGCAGGACAAGCTGCTGGGCAAGGACCTGTTCGCCCGGGATCCCGGCGAGTGCTGCCGATTGCGCAAGGTCGCTCCGCTCGGCAAGGCGCTGCGCGGCTATTCGGCGTGGGTGACGGGCATCCGGCGGGTGGAAGCGCCCACCCGCGCCAACGCTCCGCTGATCAGCTTCGACGAGGCGTTCAAGCTGGTGAAGATCAACCCGCTCGCGGCCTGGTCGGACGACGACATGCAGAACTACATCGATGAGCACGACGTCCTGGTCAATCCCCTTGTCTACGAAGGCTATCCGTCGATCGGCTGCGCTCCCTGCACGGCCAAGCCGGTGGAGGGCGCCGACCCGCGCAGCGGACGTTGGCAGGGCTTGTCGAAGACCGAGTGCGGTCTGCACGCGTCGTGA
- a CDS encoding sirohydrochlorin chelatase, translating to MRRSGAIQTTLVLTAHGSADPRSAANARAVAHQVARLRPGLDVRVAFCEHNAPGLVEVLNACPAEAVVTPLLLADAYHARVDIPAQIAQCAVGDRIRQAAVLGEDDRLISVARRRVIESGASRLDDTLGVLVVAIGSSNAAANARTADVAPRLAAGTRWAAVSTAFATHREPSLAESVQRLRDRGAGRVVIAPWFLAPGRIPDRVERFAAEAGVRMAAPLGAHPLVAETVLDRFDQAASERAAA from the coding sequence ATGAGGAGGAGCGGCGCCATCCAGACGACGCTGGTTTTGACCGCGCACGGCAGCGCGGACCCTCGTTCGGCAGCCAACGCGCGGGCCGTCGCGCATCAGGTGGCGCGCCTGCGTCCGGGCCTGGATGTGCGGGTCGCCTTCTGTGAGCACAATGCGCCGGGACTGGTCGAGGTGCTGAACGCGTGCCCGGCCGAGGCCGTCGTCACTCCCCTGCTGCTCGCCGATGCCTACCATGCCCGCGTCGACATTCCCGCCCAGATCGCCCAGTGTGCGGTCGGTGACCGGATCCGGCAGGCCGCCGTGCTCGGTGAGGACGACCGGCTGATCTCGGTGGCGCGCCGGCGGGTGATCGAGTCGGGAGCCTCCCGACTCGACGACACCCTGGGCGTACTGGTGGTGGCCATCGGGTCGTCGAACGCGGCCGCAAATGCCCGGACCGCCGACGTCGCGCCCCGGCTTGCGGCCGGAACCCGTTGGGCCGCAGTGTCAACCGCGTTCGCCACGCATCGGGAGCCCTCGTTGGCCGAGTCGGTGCAACGGCTGCGCGACCGGGGCGCCGGCCGGGTGGTCATCGCGCCGTGGTTCCTGGCCCCGGGTCGCATACCCGACCGGGTAGAGCGCTTCGCAGCCGAGGCGGGCGTCAGGATGGCCGCGCCCCTGGGAGCGCATCCGTTGGTGGCCGAGACGGTCCTGGATCGCTTCGATCAGGCCGCTTCGGAGCGCGCCGCCGCGTAA
- a CDS encoding DUF6480 family protein has translation MTAMPPDPNPAQVPGLEPGGGVPPGSTPPDSAQTSGVSAQQPRPKRILTPLVLTSIIAVIVFALIFVGVALWMLASLP, from the coding sequence ATGACGGCTATGCCTCCAGACCCCAATCCGGCTCAAGTACCGGGCCTCGAGCCCGGCGGTGGTGTCCCGCCCGGCTCGACCCCGCCCGACTCGGCGCAGACCTCAGGAGTGTCGGCGCAACAGCCCCGCCCGAAACGGATCCTCACCCCGCTGGTGCTGACCAGCATCATCGCGGTGATCGTGTTCGCCCTGATCTTTGTCGGGGTCGCGCTGTGGATGCTGGCGAGCCTGCCTTAA
- a CDS encoding sulfate/molybdate ABC transporter ATP-binding protein translates to MTGTDQGKNAIVVRDAYKHYGDFVALDHVDFVVPTGSLTALLGPSGSGKSTLLRTIAGLDQPDSGTVTINGRDVTRVPPQRRGIGFVFQHYAAFKHLTVRNNVAFGLKIRKRPKAEVNEKVDHLLEVVGLSGFQNRYPNQLSGGQRQRMALARALAVDPEVLLLDEPFGALDAKVREDLRSWLRRLHDEVHVTTVLVTHDQAEALDVADRIAVLNKGRIEQIGSPTDVYDAPQNAFVMSFLGAVSALNGALVRPHDIRVGRNPEMAIAGGDGTAESIGVVRATVDRVVTLGFEVRVELTSAASGGPFTAQITRGDAEALALKEGDEVYVRATRVPPIADEVPAESTLTSA, encoded by the coding sequence ATGACCGGGACCGACCAGGGCAAAAACGCGATCGTCGTGCGGGACGCCTACAAACACTATGGCGACTTCGTCGCCCTGGACCACGTGGACTTCGTGGTGCCCACCGGGTCACTCACCGCGCTGCTGGGCCCCAGCGGTTCGGGCAAGTCGACACTGTTGCGCACCATCGCCGGCCTCGACCAGCCCGACTCCGGAACCGTCACGATCAACGGCCGCGACGTCACCCGGGTGCCGCCGCAACGCCGCGGCATCGGCTTCGTGTTCCAGCACTACGCGGCCTTCAAGCACCTGACCGTGCGCAACAACGTCGCGTTCGGGTTGAAGATCCGCAAGCGTCCCAAGGCGGAGGTCAACGAGAAGGTGGACCATCTGCTGGAAGTGGTGGGGCTCAGCGGTTTTCAGAACCGCTATCCCAACCAGTTGTCCGGCGGTCAACGTCAGCGCATGGCGCTGGCCCGGGCACTGGCGGTCGACCCGGAGGTGCTGCTGCTCGATGAGCCGTTCGGCGCGCTGGACGCCAAGGTGCGCGAGGACCTGAGGTCCTGGTTGCGGCGCCTGCATGACGAGGTGCATGTCACGACCGTGCTGGTCACCCACGACCAGGCCGAGGCGCTGGATGTGGCGGACCGGATCGCCGTGCTCAACAAGGGCCGTATCGAGCAGATCGGCTCTCCGACAGACGTTTACGACGCGCCCCAGAACGCTTTCGTGATGTCCTTCCTGGGCGCGGTGTCGGCGCTCAACGGAGCACTGGTCCGCCCCCACGACATCCGGGTGGGCCGCAATCCAGAGATGGCGATCGCCGGCGGTGACGGCACGGCGGAGTCGATCGGTGTCGTGCGCGCCACCGTCGACCGGGTGGTGACGCTCGGATTCGAGGTCCGCGTCGAACTGACCAGCGCCGCCTCCGGGGGCCCGTTCACCGCCCAGATCACCCGGGGCGACGCCGAAGCGCTGGCCCTGAAGGAGGGCGACGAGGTGTACGTGCGCGCCACCCGGGTGCCGCCGATCGCCGACGAGGTGCCCGCGGAGTCGACGCTCACCTCGGCGTGA
- the cysW gene encoding sulfate ABC transporter permease subunit CysW, whose translation MNSSRTVRYLLRYTALTYIVVLLLIPVALILWRTFQPGLGQFYDWVSTPAAVSALNLSLLVVAIVVPLNVVFGIPTALVLARNRFRGKGILQAVIDLPFAVSPVIVGVALIVLWGSAGALGFVERDLGFKIIFGLPGIVLASIFVTLPFVVREVEPVLHELGTDQEQAAATLGSGWWQTFWRITLPSIRWGLTYGIVLTVARTLGEYGAVIMVSSNLPGQSQTLTLLVSDRYNRGAEYGAYALSTLLMGVAVLVLIVQVVLDARRAKASK comes from the coding sequence GTGAACTCCTCCCGGACCGTCCGCTACCTGCTTCGTTACACCGCGCTGACGTATATCGTTGTACTGCTGCTCATTCCGGTGGCGCTGATCCTGTGGCGCACCTTCCAGCCCGGGCTGGGTCAGTTCTACGACTGGGTCAGTACGCCGGCCGCGGTGTCGGCGCTGAACCTGTCGCTGCTGGTGGTGGCGATCGTGGTGCCGCTGAATGTCGTATTCGGCATTCCGACGGCGCTGGTGCTCGCCCGCAACAGGTTCCGTGGCAAGGGCATTCTGCAGGCGGTCATCGACCTGCCGTTCGCGGTTTCGCCCGTGATCGTCGGCGTTGCGTTGATCGTGCTGTGGGGCAGTGCCGGCGCTCTGGGGTTCGTGGAGCGTGACCTCGGATTCAAGATCATTTTCGGTCTGCCCGGCATCGTGCTGGCGAGCATCTTCGTCACCCTGCCGTTCGTGGTGCGCGAAGTCGAACCGGTGCTGCACGAACTGGGCACCGATCAGGAGCAGGCCGCCGCGACGCTGGGTTCGGGATGGTGGCAGACCTTCTGGCGGATCACGCTGCCGTCCATCCGCTGGGGTCTGACCTACGGCATCGTGCTGACCGTCGCGCGGACCCTGGGTGAGTACGGCGCCGTCATCATGGTGTCGTCCAACCTGCCCGGGCAGTCGCAGACGCTGACCCTGCTGGTGTCCGATCGCTACAACCGTGGGGCGGAGTACGGCGCTTACGCCTTGTCGACGCTGTTGATGGGGGTCGCCGTGCTGGTGCTGATCGTTCAAGTGGTGCTCGACGCCCGTCGGGCAAAAGCAAGCAAATAG